Sequence from the Piscinibacter sp. HJYY11 genome:
GTCGCCATGCAGCACGCCGGCCTGCTGCAGCTCCCACATCAGCGCCGGCACGCCGCCGGCGCGGAAGAAGCGTTCGCCGAGGAACCGGCCGGCGGGCTGCATGTCCAGCAGCAGCGGCAGGTCGTAGGCGTGCTCGGTCCAGTCTTCGGGTCGCAGCTCCACGCCGGCATGGCGCGCCATCGCCATGATGTGGACCTGCGCGTTTGTGGAGCCGCCCGCCACGCTCACGAGCGCCAGCGCGTTGAGAAAACTCTCGCGCGTCAGGATGCGTGAGGGCCGCAGGTCCTCGAAGGCCATGCCGACGATGCGCCGGCCGGTTTCGTAGGCCATCTGGCCACGCTCGCGGTACGGCGCGGGAATGGCGGCACAGCCCGGCAGCGACAAGCCCAGCACCTCCGCCACGGCATTCATCGTGGAGGCCGTGCCCATGGTGTTGCAGTGGCCGGCCGAAGGCGCGCTGCTGCAGGCGCGCTGCATGAACTCTTCTTCGTCGATCTGGCCGGCCGCCAGTTGTCGGCGGCTGCGCCAGATCACCGTGCCCGAGCCCACCAGTTCACCGTCGTGCCAGCCATCCAGCATCGGCCCGCCCGACAGCACGATGGCCGGGATGTCGACGGTCGACGCGGCCATGATGCCGGCCGGCGTGGTCTTGTCGCAGCCGGTGGTGAGCACCACCGCATCGATCGGGTAGCCGTAGAGGATCTCCACCAACCCCATGTAGGCGAGGTTGCGGTCCAGCGCTGCACTCGGGCGGCGGCAGTTCTCGAAGATCGGGTGCACCGGGAATTCCATCGGAATGCCGCCGGCGTCGCGGATGCCGTCTCGCACGCGGCGCGACAGCTCGAGGTGGATGCGGTTGCACGGCGACAGGTCGCTGCCCGTCTGTGCGATGCCGATGATGGGCCGGCCCGAGCGCAGCTCTTCGGGTGTCAGTCCGTAGTTCATGAAGCGCTCGAGGTAGAGCGCCGTCATGTCGGAACGCTGGGGGTCGGCAAACCATTCGCGCGAGCGAAAGCGCCGGCCGGCTCGGTGGTCCATGGCCGTCGTCGGGGAAAGAAGATGAATGGAAGGCGGCGGCGCCGCCTTCGCGAGGGCGAGAGCTACTTCGCGGCGGTCGCGCCGCTGCGCACCTTGGCGAGCTCGGCGTTCAGCTCGGCGGTCGTGTCTTCGCCGAACTCCTTGCTGAACTTGGCGAGCACCGGCTGCAGCTTGCTGCGCATCCTGGCCTGCTCGGCCGCGGGCAGCTCGGTGATCTGCATGCCGGCCTTCTTCAGGTCGGCCAGGGCCGTGTCGGAGAACGCGCGGATGGTCTTGCGCTCGAAGAGCGTTGCTTCGCGCGCCGCGTCCTGCACGATCTTGCGTTCGTCGGCCGAGAGGCCGTCCCAGGTCTTCTTCGACAGCAGCAGCACCCACGCGCTGTACATGTGCCGCGACAGCACCATGTGCTTCTGCACTTCGTAGAACTTGCTGGCGAGGATGGTGGCCGCCGGGTTCTCCTGCCCGTCGACCGCCGCCTGCTCCATCGCGGTGTAGAGCTCGGTGAAGGGCATGGGCGTGGCGTTGGCGCCAAGTGCGTTGAAGGTGTCAAGAAACAGCGGGCTCTGGATGACGCGCAGCTTCAGGCCGCTCAGGTCGTCGGCCTTCTGCACCGGGCGGCGCGAGTTGGTGACGTGGCGGAAGCCGTTCTCCCAGAAGCCGAGGCCGATGAGCCCCTTGTCGGGCAGCGTGGCGAGCAGCTTCTGGCCGAAGGGGCCGTCGAGCACCGCGTCGGCTTCCTTCTCGTTGTTGAAGGTCAGCGGCAGGTTCAGCACGCCGAAGGGCTTGACCAGCGAGACCAGCGTGGAGCTGTCGGGGATGGTCATCTCCAGCGTGCCGCCGCGAAGGGCCGAGGTCATGCTGATGTCGTTGCCGAGGGAGCCGCTGGTGTAGACCCGCGCGGTGATCTTGCCGCCGCTCTTGGCGGCCAGCTGATCGGCGAAGAACTTGAGCGCCTTCGCCTGCGGATGCTCTTCGTTGAGGCCCGTGCCGATCTTGAACACGTGCTCCTTGACCTGCGCCGACGCCGGGCCGACCAGTGCCGCCAGCAGGGCTGCGGCCACGCCAAGTGATCTGATTTTCATGATGTCTCCGAAATGATGAAGTGCGAGCTGCAGGCACCCTGCCTCGCGTGCCGGCCCTCTGTGGAGCCGATCAGTGGAGCTGAAGGCTAGGTGAGCCCCCAGGCACGGTCCACTGACTTTTTCGCTAGCATCCATTCCAAATGCTGATGAGTCCGGACAAGCCCCCTGGGAAACCCTTGACGCTGGCGCAGGTCTCGCGCCTGCGCTTCCGGCATCTGCAGTTCCTCGACATCCTGGGCAAGACGCGCAACCTGCGCCTGACGGCCGAGCAGATGCACATCACGCAGCCGGCGGCGACCAAGGTGCTGATGGACATCGAGGAGATGCTGGAGTCGACGCTGTTCGATCGCCTGCCGCGCGGCATGCGGCCGAATGAACTCGGGCTCTTCACCTTGCGCTATGCGCACGCGGCGCTCGATGGGCATCGCAAGTTCGTCGACGAGTTCAGCACGCTCAAGCAAGGCGGCCATGGGCACCTGTCGATCGGCGCCATCTCGGGCTCGGCGGCGCACCTCTTGATCGCCGCGGTGGCCGAGCTGCAGCGCCTGCGGCCGCTGCTGGTGGTCAAGGTGCTGGAGCAGAGCAGCGACCAGCTCATCGTGTGGCTGGCCGAACGCAAGATCGACGTGATGATCGGCCGCTTCACCGACGAATCGCAGCGCGCCCAGTTCCAGTACGAGAAGCTCGCCGGTGAGACCTTGCACGTCACCGCCGGCGTGCACCACCCGCTGCGCGGGCCCAATGCCCCCGGGCTGCTCGAGCTCTCGCACTGGCCGTGGATCCTCTACCCGCCGTCCACCGCGCTGCGCAGGGTGTCCGACGACATCTTCAGCCGCACCGGCCTCGCCCTCACCTCCGGCATCGTCGAGACGCCGTCGTTCCTGTTTGCGCTCGAGCTGATGCAGAGCACCAACATGCTGTCGCTGCAGCCCGCGGCGCTGGTCGACAAGTACGTGCGGCGCGGCCTGCTGACCCACATCGCGGCCGACCTCCCCGATCGCATGCCCGACTTCGGCCTGATCACGCTGCAGGGCGAGCCGCCCAACAGCGCCGTGCAGGCGTTCATGGACGTGATCCGCGGCCTGGCCGACCCGTCGGTCGAGGGCGTGGAGGCCGAGCGACGCGCGCGCTAGCCGGGCCGCCGCCGCTTGCGGCCCGGGGCAGGCGCCTGCCCGATGTCGGCGAAGAACTCATAGAGCTGCTGGGCGGCCGGCGCCAGGGTGCGGCCGCGCTTGCGGATGAGGCCGACCACGCGGGTGACCTCGGGCTCGACGAGCGGCACGCTCACCAGCACCGGGTGGTTCTTCGCCGGCATCGCGAGCGAGGGCACGGCCGCCACGCCCAGCCCCGCTTCCACCAGGCCCAGCAGCGTCGTGACGTGCTGGGCCTCATACAAGCCCTGGGGCCGGTCGCCCTGCCCGGCCAGCGCCTGGTCCATCAGCAGGCGGTTGCCGGAGGCCCGGCTCACGGTGATGAAGTCGTGCGCCGAGAGGTCGCGCCAGGTTACCTTGCGCTTCGTCGCCAAGGGGTGGTCGCGGCGGCACGCGGCCACGAAGCGCTCTTCGAGCAGCGGCTCGAAAGCGATGTCGGCTTCCTGGCCGCCGATGAAGTTGAGGCCGAAGTCGGCCTCGTTGCGTGACACCGCCGCCAGCACTTCGTTCGCGCTGGCATCGAACACCTTCACCCGGATCTTCGGGTAGCGGTCGCGGTAGCGCTTGATGACCTGCGACAGGTAGTAGTAGACGGTGGAAGGCACGCAGGCGATCGTCACCTCGCCCATGCGCGTGGCGGCGATGCCCTTGATGCCGAGCAGCGTGGCGTCGAGTTCGTCGAGCATCGCCTGCACCTTGCGGGCGAAGTCGCGACCCACCGCGGTGAGGCTCACGCGGCGCGTGGTCCGCTCGAGCAGCTTGACGCCGAGCGCTTCTTCCAGCTTCTCGATGCGCCGGCTGAACGCGGGCTGCGAGATGTTGACCGCCTCGGCGGCCAGCCGGAAGTTGGACAGCTCGGCCACGGCACGAAAGGCCTGCAGGTCATTGAGGTCGAAGTTCAGGGCCATCTCCCGTTCTCCTGCCACGGTGTTTGCAGGTGCCGATTATTGCGCCACATCGATCAATCCATCAGAACAATGCAATTCACAGACAGGGTCTCGCTGCGGATCATTCCGCCATGTCTTCCATCACCCTGCCCTGTGTCCTGATGCGCGCCGGCACCTCGCGCGGGCCGTTCTTCCTGCGCGAGTGGCTGCCCGAGGATGACCTGGCACGTGACCAGGCGCTGATCGGCGCCATCGGCGCGTCCGACCTGCTGCAGGTCGACGGCGTGGGCGGCGGCAGCACCTTGACCAGCAAGGTCGCGATCGTGTCGCGCTCCACCCAGCCGGACTGCGACGTGGACTACCTCTTCGCGCAGGTCGGCGTGGGGCAGCAGTCGGTCGACACCCGGCCCAACTGCGGGAACATGCTGGCGGGCGTGGGCCCCTTCGCGATCGAGCAGGGGCTGCTCGACGCGGCCGAGGGCGTGACGACGGTGCGGGTGTTCAACGTCAACACCCGCTCGCGCATCGACGTGACGGTGCAGACACCCGGCCGCCAGGTCCGCTACGACGGCGACGTGCGCATCGACGGTGTGGCCGGCACGGCCGCGCCGATCCGGCTCAACTTCCTCGACGCATGGGGCTCGGTGACCGGCAGCGTCTTCCCGACCGGCCACCGCATGGACGTGGTCGACGGCGTGGAGATGACCTGCATCGACGCCGCCATGCCGCTCATGATCATCCGCGCGGCGGACCTCGGCGTGACGGGCCGCGAGACCCCCACGCAACTCGATGCACACCCCGGCCTGCTCGACCGCATCGAAGGCTTGCGTCGCCAGGCCGGCGAGTTGATGGGCCTGGGCGACGTGTCGAACAGCGTCATTCCGAAGCCCGTGCTGGTGAGCGCCGGCGACAGCCCGGCCAGCATCACCTCGCGCTACTTCACGCCGCGGCGCTGCCATGCCTCGCATGCCGCCACCGGCGCCATCGGCGTGGCCACTGCGTTCGCGCTGCCAGGCACGGTGGCATCGGGCAGCGGGCTGCCGGCCGGCGACCACGACGTGGTGGTGCTGCACCCGCAAGGCCGCATCGACGTGACCGTGACGGTCGACGGCCGCGGCCAGGACGCGCGCATCCAGCGCGCCGCGCTGATCCGCACGGCCAGAAAGATCATGCAGGGCGACCTGCACGTGCCGAGCTATGTGTTTTCAAGACCCCCAATGCCCGAGATGGCAGGAGACAAGCCCATGAAGCAACTGATCGCCCCGATCCTCGCCGCCGGCCTCGCCGCGGTGGCCGTGCCGGCCCACGCCCAGGCCCCCGCCGCGTACCCGAGCAAGACCATCACCATCGTCGTGCCCACCGCCGCCGGCGGCGCCAACGATGCGATGGCCCGCACGATCGCGCAGAAGCTCGGCCCGATGCTGGGCCAGACCATCATCATCGACAACCGCGCGGGCGCCAACGGCTCCATCGCCAGCGAATACGTGGCACGCGCCACGCCGGACGGCCACACGCTGATGCTCGGCTACATCGCCACGCACAGCATGAACCCGGCCTTGCAGAAGCTGAAGTACGACCCGGTGCGCGACTTCGAGCCGATCGGCCTGGTGGGCTATTCGCCGACGCTGATGGTCGCCAACGCGGGCGTGCCGGTGAAGGACGTGCGCGACCTGGTGGCGCAACTGAAGGCCAAGCCCGACAAGTTCACCTACGCCTCGGCCGGCAACGGCACCGCGCCGCACTTCGCCGCCGAGCTCTTCAAGCTGAGCACGGGCACGGTGATGACGGGCGCGCCGTACAAGGGTTCGGCCCCCGCCATCAGCGACACCATCGGCGGCCAGACGCAGTTCATGTTCCCCAGCCTCTTCACCGCGTACCCGCATGTGAAGTCGGGCAAGCTGCGCGCGCTCGCCATTGCCGGCCCCTCGCGTTCGAAGGCCTTGCCCGAGGTGCCGACGCTGAAGGAAGCCGGTGTCGAAGGCGTCGACGTGACCCAGTGGTACGCCATCTTCGCCCCCGCCAAGACGCCCCGGCCCATCGTCGACAAGCTCAACAAGGCGCTCAACGAGGTGCTGCAGGACAAGGAGATCATCAAGCGAATCGAGGACCACGGCGCCGACGTGGAGACGAGTACGCCTGAAGCGCTCGGCACGCTCGTGAAGGCCGAACTCGCCAAATGGCAGCGCGTCGTGCAGGCGGGCAAGCTCACGGCCGATTGACGCTTCGCCTCCCGCTCCCCATTCCTCATTCCCCAATTCCCACAAGCAGGCGCTTCGAGCGCACAGGAGACACCAGAATGAACCAGCCCGTCCTCGCCCTTTCCCCGTCACGCATGGCCCCCTTGCCCTGGGCCACCTTGTTCGTGATCGCTGTGTGCGGCGCCTTCACCCCGAAGGCGGCGGCCCAGAGCAGCGTCGTGCTCTGGGGCGTGGCAGACAGCGCCGTGCGCCATGTGAGCAACGAGGGGCGCGGCAGCGTCAAGTCGCTCGTGAGCGGCTCCAACTCGACCAGCCGCCTCTCGTTCCGCGGCACCGAAGACCTGGGCGGTGGGCTGAGCGCCGGCTTCCACCTGGAGCACGGGATCCTGCTGGACACCGGCGCTCCGGCATCGAGCACCCAGTTCTGGGACCGTCGTGCGACGGTGAGCCTCATCAGCCGCCCCCTGGGCGAGGTGCGCATCGGGCGGGACTTCGTGCCGAGCTATTCAAACTGGAGCCGCTACGACCCGTTCGGGTATGTGGGCGTCGCAGGGTCCAACAACTTCGTGAGCGCCACGCCGGTCGGCCCCATCCGCTCGGCCTATGGCAGCGGCGTCAACACCACCGTGCGCTCGAGCAATGCCGTGCAGTACCTGCTGCCGGGCGGCCTGGGCGGCGTGGAAGGTGGCGCGATGGTGGCCGCCGGCGAAGGCGGCACCGCCGCCAACGGCCAGCACAAGGTAGTGGGCGCGCGCCTGGGCTATGCCGCGGCGCAATGGGGCGTGTCGGCCGCGCACACGCGCACCGAGAACGACCTCACCCTCGCCGGCACCCACCAGGACAGCGCCATCGGCGCGCACCTGTCCCTTGCCGTCGTCCGCCTGTCGGCGGCCTATCGGCAGTTCAAGTACGACCAGGCCCGGCAGCGCAACCTGCTGATCGGCGCCACGGTGCCGGTGGGCAGCAGCGGCGAGATCAAGGCGTCGTACACCCGGGTGGACCTGAGCGGCCGTGTCGGCGCCACGGTCATCGACGCCAACGATGCCGCGCAGATCGGCCTGGGGTACGTTCACAGCCTGTCCAAGCGCACGGCGCTGTATGCCACCGGCTCCCGCATCGGCAACAAGGGGGCGGCCACCTATGCCGTGCCGGGCGGCCCTTCGGGGCTGGCCGGCGGCGGCAACTCCACCGGCTTCGAGGCGGGCGTGCGGCACTCTTTCTGATTTCGACGCATCACGAGGTTCTGAATGCAAGACACCCCCGAGCTGGGCCCGCTGTCGCAATGGATCGGCCGCAGCGAGACGGTGCACGACCTGATCGGCGCCACGCCCATCAAGGCACTGGCCGCCACGCTCGACCACGATCCGCTGCCGGCCGCACAGGCCGGCGATGAGATCCCGCCGCTGTGGCACTGGCTGTACTTTCTGCCGCTGCACCGGCAGTCCGGCATCGGCCCGGACGGGCATGCGCGCCGAGGCGGCTTCCTGCCGCCCGTGCCGCTGCCGCGGCGCATGTGGGCGGGCGGGCAGTTCGAGTTCCGGTCGGCGCTGCGCGTGGGCGACGCCGTCGCCCGCACCTCCACCATCGACGACGTGACGGTCAAGGAAGGCCGCACCGGCACGCTGGTGTTCGTGAAAGTGCGGCACGAGGTGAGCAGCAACGGCGCTGCGGCGCCGGCGCTGGTCGAGTTCCACGACATCGTCTACCGCGAGGCGCAGCGGCCAGACGACGTGGCGCCGCCGCCGCAGGCCGCGCCCACGGGGGCGACCTGGCGACGCGAGATCGTGCCCGACGATGTGCTGCTGTTTCGCTACTCGGCGCTCACCTTCAACGGCCACCGCATCCACTACGACCGCCGCTACGTCACCGAGACCGAGGGCTACCCCGGCCTTATCGTGCATGGCCCCTTGATCGCCACGCTGCTCATGGACCTGCTGCGGCGCGAGCTGCCGCAGGCGCGGGTCGAGACCTTCCGCTTCAAGGCCGTGCGGGCCACCTTCGACCTGCACCCCTTCCACGTCAACGGGCGACTGGAGCCTGACGGCAAGACGGTGCGGCTGTGGGCGAACGACCATGAAGGGTGGCTGACCATGGACGCCACCGCCACCCTGGCATGACACGAGACGAGGCGCTGAGATGCAACCCCTGAAAGGCCTGACGGTCGTCACCCTCGAACACGCGATCGCCGCGCCCTTCGCCACCCGGCAGCTCGCCGACCTGGGCGCGCGCGTGATCAAGATCGAGCGGCCCGGCAGCGGCGACTTCGCCCGCGGCTACGACGAGCGCGTGCGTGGCCTCGCCTCGCATTTCGTCTGGACCAACCGCTCCAAGGAAAGCCTCACGCTCGACGTCAAACATCCGCAGGCCGCGGCCTTGCTCGAGCGCCTGATTTTCGAGAAGGCCGACGTGGTGGTGCAGAACCTCGCGCCCGGTGCGGCTGCGCGGCTGGGCGTCTCGCACGCGGCGCTGTCGCCTCGCAAGCCGGGCCTCATCGTGTGCGACATCTCCGGCTACGGCGATGACCTGGAGCGCCCGGGCCCCTACCGCGACAAGAAGGCCTACGACCTGCTGATCCAGAGCGAGGCGGGCTTCGTGTCGATCACTGGCACGCCCGACGAGCCGAGCAAGGCCGGCCCCTCCATCGCCGACATCGCCGCCGGCATGTACGCCTACACCAACATCCTCGCCGCCTTGATGCAGCGCGCGATCGACGGCCAGGGCCGGCGCATCGATGTCTCGATGCTCGAGGCCATGGGCGAGTGGATGGGCTACCCGCTCTACTACGCCTTCGACGGCGCCTCGCCGCCCCCTCGCAGTGGCGCGAGCCACGCCACGATCTACCCCTACGGGCCCTTCCCCACCGGCGACGGCAAGACGGTGATGCTGGGCCTGCAGAACGAGCGCGAGTGGGCCTCCTTCTGCGACAAGGTGCTGCAGCAGCCGGCGCTCGCGCGCGACGAACGCTTCGCCTCCAACTCGAAGCGCAGCGCCGCACGCGCCGAGTTGCGGGCGCTGATCGTCGACGCGTTCGCGAGCCTCAGCGCGACCGAGGTGCTCGGCCGGCTCGACGATGCGCAGATCGCGAACGCGCAGGTCAACGACATGCACGACGTGTGGCGCCATCCGCAACTCGCGGCACGGCAACGCTGGGCAGAAGTCGACACCGCCGCAGGCCGCGTCCCCGCGCTCCTGCCGCCGGGCACCGACACCCGCGACGGCGGCCCGCGCATGGACCCGGTGCCGGCCCTCGGCGCCCACACCGACGCCATCCTGCGAGAACTCGGCCTCGACGCCCAGGCCATCGCCGAGCTGCGAGCGCAGGGCGCGGTATGAGCGACAGGCCGCCCGCCGCCACCGCGCGGACCTTCCTCTTCGTTCCCGGCAACCGCCCGGAACGGCACGCCAAGGCGCTGGACTCGGCCGCCGACCAGGTCGTGCTCGACCTGGAAGACGCGGTGGAGCCCGCCGACAAGGCCAAGGCGCGCGACGCCGTGGCCGAGACGCTGGAGGCCGCATCGTTCGACCAACGCCAGCGCCTGGTGGTGCGCCTCAACGACCCGTCCACCGCCTGGTACGCAGACGACCTCGCCATGCTGCGCGCCCGGGGCGCACGCACCGTGATGCTGCCCAAGGCCGAGCAGGCCGCACAGATCGCGACGCTGCGGCGAAGCATCCCGCAGCTCGCGGTGCTGCCGCTGGTGGAGAGCGCGCTGGGCGTGGTCAACGCCTCGCAGCTGGCCCAGGCGGCCGGCGTCGTCCGGCTGGTGTTCGGCACGCTCGACTTCGCGCTCGACCTCGACCTGTCGGGCGACCCCGTCGGACTGGACCACGCGGCGAGCGTGCTGTCGCTCGTCTCGCGCGCGGCGCGCATCGCCTCGCCGGTGGCCGGCGTGACGCCGGAGATCACCGACGACCAACGCCTGCTGGCCGACCTGGCACGCGCACGCGCCCATGGCTTCGGTGCGAAGCTCTGCATCCACCCGCGGCAGGTGGAGCAGGTGCATGCCGCCCTGCGCCCCACCGCGGAAGAGCTGGCGTGGGCGCAGCGGGTGGTGAAGGCCACTGCCGGTGCGGAAGGCGCCGTCCAGCTCGACGGCCGCATGGTCGACCGCCCGGTCGTGCAACGGGCCCACGCATTGCTGGCGCGAGCTGCCAGAACCTGATCGACTCGAACCCTTCAAGGAGAACACCATGCCGTCCACCATCATCGACTCGTCGATCTTCCAGGGCATCTTCAGCACCGACGCCATGCGCAAGGTCTGGTCGGACGAGAACCGCACGCAGAAGTACCTCGATGTCGAAGCCGCGCTCGCGAAGGTCCAGGGTCGCCTCGGCCTGATTCCGCAGGAAGCGGCCGACGAGATCGTGAGCCACTGCCACCTCGACCAGATCGACATGGTGAAGCTGCGCGCCCAGACCGAGCGCATCGGCTACCCGATCCTCGGCGTGGTGTCGCAGCTCAACGCACTGTGCCGCGACAAGCTCGGCGAGTACTGCCACTGGGGCGCCACGACGCAGGACATCACCGACACCGCGACTGTGCTGCAGATCCGCGAAGCGCTGGAGCTGGTCGACGCCGACCTCGCGGCCATCTCCAAGGCCATGGCCGACCTCGCCCGCCAGCACCGGCTCACGCCGATGATCGGGCGCAGCAACCTGCAGCAGGCCATCCCCGTCACCTTCGGCTACAAGATGGCGGGCCTGCTCTCGGCCATCGAACGACACCGCACGCGGCTGGCACAGCTGCGGCCGCGTGTGCTGGTCGGCGAATTCGCCGGCGCGGCAGGCACGCTGGCGTCGCTGTCCACCGGCGCGATGGAAACCCAGGCCGGCCTGATGGCCGAACTGGGCCTCGGCCAGCCCGACATCGCCTGGCACACCATCCGCGACAACATCGCCGAAGTGGGCTGCTTCCTCGGCCTGGTGGGCGGCACGCTCGGCAAGCTCAGCATGGACGTGAAGCTGATGATGCAGACCGAGGTGGCCGAGGTGTACGAACCCTTCGCCCACGGCCGCGGCTCCAGCAGCACCATGCCGCAGAAGCGCAACCCCATCTCGAGCTGCTACATCCATGCGCAGATCTCGGTGGTGCGCCAGCACGCGGCCGCGCTGATGGACGCGATGGTGGCCGACCATGAACGCAGCACCGGCCCTTGGGAGATCGAGTGGATCGTGCTGCCCGAGACCTTCTGCCTGATGGCCGGTGCATTGAAGCAATCGCTCTTCGTGCTGCAGGGCCTGGAGGTCGATGCGAAGCAGATGCGCGCCAACATCGACATCACCGGCGGCCTCGTGATGAGCGAAGCGGTGATGATGGGCCTTGGCCCCTACCTCGGCCGCGAATACGCCCACGACCTGGTCTACGACATCTGCCGCGAGGCGGTCAAGCAGAAGCGCCCGCTGCTCGACCTGCTGTGCGAGAACGCCGAGATCAGCCGGCACCTCGATCGACCCGCCCTCGAGAAGCTGTGCGACCCGCAGAACTACCTCGGGCAGTCGGGGGTGATGGTGGATCGGGTGCTGGGGAAACTGCGCTGATCTGCTGACGTCGTTGCTCGCTTGTCCCTGGTGGGCGTTCGCCCATACATGCGGGTGTATTCGCGGCTGAACTGCGATGCGCTTTCGTACCCCACTTCAAACGCGATCTGGCTGAGGATCTTCCCGCTGGACACGATCAAGCGACGCGCCTCGATCAGCCTCAACTGTTTTTGAAACTGCAGCGGCGTCAGTGATGTGATGGCACGAAAGTGCTGGTGAAACCCGGAGCGGCTCATGCTGGCTGCTGCCGCCAGACGCTCGATCTGCACCGGCTTGGCATAGTTGGCCCGCAAGATCTTCACCGCCTTGGCGATGCGTCGCGCGTTGCTGTCGGGCAAGCCCAGGTGGCGGATGGCGGGCCCTTGCTGGCCCAAGAGCATCCAGTGGTGGATTTCCCGAATCAAGCCGTTCTTGAGCACCGCGAGTGATTCC
This genomic interval carries:
- a CDS encoding IlvD/Edd family dehydratase, giving the protein MDHRAGRRFRSREWFADPQRSDMTALYLERFMNYGLTPEELRSGRPIIGIAQTGSDLSPCNRIHLELSRRVRDGIRDAGGIPMEFPVHPIFENCRRPSAALDRNLAYMGLVEILYGYPIDAVVLTTGCDKTTPAGIMAASTVDIPAIVLSGGPMLDGWHDGELVGSGTVIWRSRRQLAAGQIDEEEFMQRACSSAPSAGHCNTMGTASTMNAVAEVLGLSLPGCAAIPAPYRERGQMAYETGRRIVGMAFEDLRPSRILTRESFLNALALVSVAGGSTNAQVHIMAMARHAGVELRPEDWTEHAYDLPLLLDMQPAGRFLGERFFRAGGVPALMWELQQAGVLHGDCASVTGKTVAQNIEGRAPTDREVIRPFDAPLMHKAGFLVLRGNLFDFGIMKTSVISQRFRERYLSRPGHEGVFEARAVVFDGADDYHARINDPALEIDEGCILVMRGAGPIGWPGSAEVVNMQPPDALIQRGILALPTLGDGRQSGTADSPSILNVSPESAAGGGLSWLQTGDVIRIDLQAGRCDALVPVDEIARRKRELPAPAVPPSQSPWEEMYRSHTGQLVDGATLDMALKYRRIAERTPRHNH
- a CDS encoding TRAP transporter substrate-binding protein; protein product: MKIRSLGVAAALLAALVGPASAQVKEHVFKIGTGLNEEHPQAKALKFFADQLAAKSGGKITARVYTSGSLGNDISMTSALRGGTLEMTIPDSSTLVSLVKPFGVLNLPLTFNNEKEADAVLDGPFGQKLLATLPDKGLIGLGFWENGFRHVTNSRRPVQKADDLSGLKLRVIQSPLFLDTFNALGANATPMPFTELYTAMEQAAVDGQENPAATILASKFYEVQKHMVLSRHMYSAWVLLLSKKTWDGLSADERKIVQDAAREATLFERKTIRAFSDTALADLKKAGMQITELPAAEQARMRSKLQPVLAKFSKEFGEDTTAELNAELAKVRSGATAAK
- a CDS encoding LysR family transcriptional regulator → MLMSPDKPPGKPLTLAQVSRLRFRHLQFLDILGKTRNLRLTAEQMHITQPAATKVLMDIEEMLESTLFDRLPRGMRPNELGLFTLRYAHAALDGHRKFVDEFSTLKQGGHGHLSIGAISGSAAHLLIAAVAELQRLRPLLVVKVLEQSSDQLIVWLAERKIDVMIGRFTDESQRAQFQYEKLAGETLHVTAGVHHPLRGPNAPGLLELSHWPWILYPPSTALRRVSDDIFSRTGLALTSGIVETPSFLFALELMQSTNMLSLQPAALVDKYVRRGLLTHIAADLPDRMPDFGLITLQGEPPNSAVQAFMDVIRGLADPSVEGVEAERRAR
- a CDS encoding LysR family transcriptional regulator encodes the protein MALNFDLNDLQAFRAVAELSNFRLAAEAVNISQPAFSRRIEKLEEALGVKLLERTTRRVSLTAVGRDFARKVQAMLDELDATLLGIKGIAATRMGEVTIACVPSTVYYYLSQVIKRYRDRYPKIRVKVFDASANEVLAAVSRNEADFGLNFIGGQEADIAFEPLLEERFVAACRRDHPLATKRKVTWRDLSAHDFITVSRASGNRLLMDQALAGQGDRPQGLYEAQHVTTLLGLVEAGLGVAAVPSLAMPAKNHPVLVSVPLVEPEVTRVVGLIRKRGRTLAPAAQQLYEFFADIGQAPAPGRKRRRPG
- a CDS encoding 4-oxalomesaconate tautomerase, with the translated sequence MSSITLPCVLMRAGTSRGPFFLREWLPEDDLARDQALIGAIGASDLLQVDGVGGGSTLTSKVAIVSRSTQPDCDVDYLFAQVGVGQQSVDTRPNCGNMLAGVGPFAIEQGLLDAAEGVTTVRVFNVNTRSRIDVTVQTPGRQVRYDGDVRIDGVAGTAAPIRLNFLDAWGSVTGSVFPTGHRMDVVDGVEMTCIDAAMPLMIIRAADLGVTGRETPTQLDAHPGLLDRIEGLRRQAGELMGLGDVSNSVIPKPVLVSAGDSPASITSRYFTPRRCHASHAATGAIGVATAFALPGTVASGSGLPAGDHDVVVLHPQGRIDVTVTVDGRGQDARIQRAALIRTARKIMQGDLHVPSYVFSRPPMPEMAGDKPMKQLIAPILAAGLAAVAVPAHAQAPAAYPSKTITIVVPTAAGGANDAMARTIAQKLGPMLGQTIIIDNRAGANGSIASEYVARATPDGHTLMLGYIATHSMNPALQKLKYDPVRDFEPIGLVGYSPTLMVANAGVPVKDVRDLVAQLKAKPDKFTYASAGNGTAPHFAAELFKLSTGTVMTGAPYKGSAPAISDTIGGQTQFMFPSLFTAYPHVKSGKLRALAIAGPSRSKALPEVPTLKEAGVEGVDVTQWYAIFAPAKTPRPIVDKLNKALNEVLQDKEIIKRIEDHGADVETSTPEALGTLVKAELAKWQRVVQAGKLTAD
- a CDS encoding porin, which codes for MNQPVLALSPSRMAPLPWATLFVIAVCGAFTPKAAAQSSVVLWGVADSAVRHVSNEGRGSVKSLVSGSNSTSRLSFRGTEDLGGGLSAGFHLEHGILLDTGAPASSTQFWDRRATVSLISRPLGEVRIGRDFVPSYSNWSRYDPFGYVGVAGSNNFVSATPVGPIRSAYGSGVNTTVRSSNAVQYLLPGGLGGVEGGAMVAAGEGGTAANGQHKVVGARLGYAAAQWGVSAAHTRTENDLTLAGTHQDSAIGAHLSLAVVRLSAAYRQFKYDQARQRNLLIGATVPVGSSGEIKASYTRVDLSGRVGATVIDANDAAQIGLGYVHSLSKRTALYATGSRIGNKGAATYAVPGGPSGLAGGGNSTGFEAGVRHSF
- a CDS encoding MaoC family dehydratase N-terminal domain-containing protein, which codes for MQDTPELGPLSQWIGRSETVHDLIGATPIKALAATLDHDPLPAAQAGDEIPPLWHWLYFLPLHRQSGIGPDGHARRGGFLPPVPLPRRMWAGGQFEFRSALRVGDAVARTSTIDDVTVKEGRTGTLVFVKVRHEVSSNGAAAPALVEFHDIVYREAQRPDDVAPPPQAAPTGATWRREIVPDDVLLFRYSALTFNGHRIHYDRRYVTETEGYPGLIVHGPLIATLLMDLLRRELPQARVETFRFKAVRATFDLHPFHVNGRLEPDGKTVRLWANDHEGWLTMDATATLA